The following are from one region of the Silene latifolia isolate original U9 population chromosome 9, ASM4854445v1, whole genome shotgun sequence genome:
- the LOC141601935 gene encoding uncharacterized protein LOC141601935, which yields MIKAWLRNVIDEKLHPSIAFNATVVEIWKELKERYATGNAPRVHQLKSDLAECKQGNRSVVDYYTDLKSLWDELTTYSHVPACTCGAATEFLKEKEEEKVHQFIIGLNTALYDNLRSNLLMDDDLTFLNRVYDLVLREERHKAVTRIREEPSTEVAMSARNGAGRGHGNFTNPDQQEYEPPKCTHCKKWYHTEENF from the coding sequence ATGATTAAGGCTTGGTTGCGGAATGTGATCGATGAAAAACTGCATCCAAGCATAGCTTTCAATGCTACTGTCGTCGAGATATGGAAAGAGCTTAAGGAACGATATGCCACAGGAAATGCACCCCGAGTGCATCAACTCAAGAGTGACTTGGCCGAGTGCAAGCAAGGTAATCGTTCTGTGGTTGATTATTATACTGATCTAAAATCACTGTGGGATGAGTTAACTACCTACAGTCACGTCCCTGCATGCACTTGCGGAGCCGCCACAGAATTTCTCAAAGAGAAAGAAGAGGAAAAGGTGCATCAATTCATCATTGGACTCAATACGGCTTTGTACGATAATCTACGTTCCAATTTATTGATGGACGATGACCTGACTTTCTTGAACCGTGTATATGACCTCGTGCTGCGAGAAGAACGCCACAAAGCCGTGACCCGTATTAGAGAAGAGCCGTCAACTGAAGTGGCTATGAGTGCTCGAAATGGAGCAGGTCGTGGTCATGGAAACTTCACCAATCCAGACCAACAGGAATACGAACCTCCGAAGTGCACACATTGTAAAAAGTGGTACCACACAGAGGAAAACTTTTAA